The Coccinella septempunctata chromosome 9, icCocSept1.1, whole genome shotgun sequence genomic interval CTGTGCTTAATTTTTCATCGCTTACCTCTAGATTTCAACTACCGAAAGcgacaaatatacagggtgcgcGTCTAAAATTCGGACGTATTTCGAAATTACAACGAGTAATGGTGATATGCAATAGATTTTCGTCAATACAAAGCCAAGCTTACCTCTCTTAACTACCCTCGGCTGGCAAATCGAAACTGTAGCACAAAGAACGCCGGCCACTGGGAGATccggattttttttttccagattttCACGGATTTTTTCGACGAGGTATTTCGCGTTTCGTCCGCGTTTCCGTCGAAAGGTGCCGTGGAATGTCTAAGCGTTCGGAAATAGCCAGATCTATTTCGGGTCCCGTGACGCCGCCACACTCAGACACTCCAGCCGCATATTTCACGTTTCGTGTGGCGAAAAAATCTTCCTTTTTTTCCGCGCCGGCCGGGGGAGAGACGTTCCGAGCGcagatggcgccaccggcgcgCCATACGTCAACGTCAAGCGTTTTGACGTCTGTCATTTTTGGGAAAACTCGATTTTGCCCAAGAGGAAACACTTAAAGAGTAGGGTGACATTTATCTTAACCGTATTGTAGCTCAAAATGTCAGAATTGTGTGGAATTATGCTTCTCTGAAGTTTCCCGTATCGTTACTAACGATCCTAAGTACGTCCCTGACGCTCTATTCTAGAAACTCACAGGACTGGAACTTATTGAATAGGCAACACATGTTACAGGACCAAGTATTTCTAATAGTTGATATAAATAATGCAAAATTAGTAGTGCTTAGTGAATTGTCACATTTAATCAACCCTTTAGGTTAAAAGGTTTCCAAATTATACCTCAAAAGCTTGCGAAAACTGTTATTGAACTCTTTGAATAGGCAACACATGTTACAGGACCAAGTATTGTGAATAGTTGATATAAATAGTGCAAAATTAGTAGTGCTTGGTCACATTCAATCAACCGTTTAGGCTAAAATGTGTCCAAATATACCTCAAAAGCTTGCGAAAACTGTTATTGAACTCTTTGAATAGGCAACACATGTTACAGGACCAAGTATTGTGAATAGTTGATATAAATAGTGCAAAATTAGTAGTGCTTGGTCACATTCAATCAACCGTTTAGGCTAAAATGTGTCCAAATTATACCTCAAAAGCTTGCGAAAACTGTTATTGAACTCTTTGAATAGGCAACACATGTTACAGGACCAAGTATTGTGAATAGTTGATATAAATAGTGCAAAATTAGTAGTGCTTGGTCACATTCAATCAACCGTTTAGGCTAAAATGTGTCCAAATTATACCTCAAAAGCTTGCGAAAACTGTTATTGAACTCTTTGAATAGGCAACACATGTTACAGGACCGAGTATTGTGAATAGTCGATATAAATAGTGCAAAATGTGTAGTGCTCAGTGAATGTATCACATTTAATCAACCGTCTAGGCTAAAAGGTTTCCAACTGAAACTCAAAAGCTGGCAAGAACTAGTTTATTAAGCGATTATAGCATTGGCTCCACTGTTGACGTTTTCCAAGTACACCCCATCGTTTGGGGGCTCCGCTATCCAATGCGGCCACGTTTTGATCTCTTTGAACAAGGCGTCACCAGGACACTCCGTGTCCCTGACCTGTCTGTGCCCCAGCAGCATATAGTCCGGTCTGATTTTACCGTTTTGAACACCGTAGTCTATCAGTTTTTTGACCACGTCTAGTTGTGAGGTGGGCGGTAGTTCTTCTGCAGGAAAAACAAGAATTTCATCAGTTTCTTTTCGATAATCGTGTAAGGGTTGGaagttgtttgatattttgaaatttactcACCTGTCCAGTCGCCAATGACGCATATGCCGATGCTGCGGTTGTTGTAGTGAGGCGCGTGCGCGCCCACCGCCGACCAACCCCTGCCCGTGTAGGCCCTGTTGTCCCCGCCCACTGCGAAACTGTATCCGATGTCGTTCCAGCCCCTGTCGTCCTGGTGATAGCGCTGCATCGACTGCATGGCCTTGACGCACGCCTCTGGCGTGTGACAGGCGGCCGGTTGGTAGCTGTGGTGGATGATGACGTACGGCACTGGGTTCGGCATCGGTTCCACCAGTTTTGGGGGCCTGGCGTGCCATTCTTCTCGCGTTACTATGTCCAGGTCCGATATGGAGTATCCTGGAGATAGAAAAAAGGTTAAATGGATGACTTAATACGCAGGGTGACGTTGAAACATGTAAATGGTGGTTGGATCCTTACCCCTGGATATAATAAAGTAGATGGAAAGACCTAATGCTACGTTCCACATGATCCaaactgaattatttttatgagGATTTGATTTACACTACTGATAAAATGATACTGATAGTTTGGTAGGATTTAAAACGACAATTGCTATGTTTTTTATCGAACTGATTGATTTGGAACACTTGAAACTTGCAATCAGATGCATATCGTTGAGGAGATATTGTTTTTGGCTGCGTTGAAAATTGTAGATTTCCCACCAGTGGTTTCGGAAGTGATTTTGATATGATTTTATATTCGGAATCGAATTTAAATTTCATCGAGACCGGTGCAactgttcgatcttgacgaatttttaagtgattccatctatttggatatttttcgatagtcaccgttggAGTCGTTTTTccctcaataaaaataaccgtagatgaaaatgtgatacatattctgaaagagcaactcttctagaagtaaatattcgaaaaaatattcctCTCAAATTCTCAAAAGGGTAGGGCTATAATAATTTAAATTTCGTACACAAGTGTATGTTGGGTTGCCTACTCTCGATGGAATGATTGATACTTATCTAATAAAAAcactagaaaaaaaatttgcgaAGCTCAATATCCCACTTAATGAAGATaataattcaattaaaattgaatattttttttaaaattcaaacTACTAATTTTcccgaattttttttcaatcaaaaattgaaaatttgttcGATTAACACAGTTACAGATTTGAAAAACCAAGAGAAGACGATACCTGAGTTATCTGCTGGTACCTACTtcaaatttaaataatttcaaatagaCAGGACAATCATCAGATGttgttcataaaaaaaaaattgagagtgGAATATTTGAGTTATTGCTTTGAGAATTCTGGTTGAATTGAAGAACTTACCTGTAGTGAATGCCATATGGCTAAATATCTCCATTAGAAATAATAATTCAAGTAGAAATGCCATCTTTAGCGAAACAATCACTTATTTTCAAATAATCGAGAACAAAAATAGTTTTTTCCAAACTACCGATAGGGTGATTGTACAATATCGAGTAGCTTCAAATGACTGGTTGGGAATCTGCACCAAAATCCTTATATATACATTTTGCACAAACAGCAGAAACGGGAATTGTTTTAATCCCCTTACTGAGCAAAGAGATATCGgttaatcaaaaaaaaaataatttttcatgagCATGATTGAGTGGGCCACTTTGACGTAAACAAATGACGAAGCTCGTACTTGGTTTATTAGATAAGATTAGACCTTTGGATGGGGGAAAATCTCTTCAGGACCTCTTGGGGAATTTTatagaaaaataagaaatgaaaaaatgatcAGATGTAGAGATTACTTCTAGAATGTTCATAATCGATTGGAAGTACTGAAAAAAATCGGTTTTGATTGAATCTGAACCCTGGTGATGGCCACCACCACCTCCAGATAATCCCCCTTTGGTTTTTTTTTCGGATATCcctcaaataaaataatttaaagTTGAGAAATACGTTTAAATGCATCTTGAATCTCACCTCTAGCGTTTTGAGTTAAAATCATCACAGTCCACAGGCAAAATACCATATCGCACCGATGTTAAACAAACCGGAAACTGGTCGTTGTCTATATCGGACCGCGAGTTGTAGAAGAAAAATTCTCGGGCAGCATTTTATCCTTTTATGAATTTTCGATACTATGCTCTTCACCTGGTCATAATAGACTCTGATTGATGTCATTATTTAATCGGTGAAGTACCACTCGAAGCGGCTTCTAACCAGCCATTATTCGACCGACAATAGGaagtgaattaatttttttttcgacgtttaaaaaaaattgacgccGATCTATTGTGGAGAAGATGCGAACGCTGTTTGAAACCTGACGCTTCACATCGGTAACAAACACCTCATTGACCTCGAGGTGAACTgtggtttttatttatttgactgTTGCTTTCGAGGATTTGAGTTTCTTGGTTCTGCAGAGACAGAGAGTGTCAAAAAGTATGGGAAAAATGAACTGGTTGAGTATTAACATGTCCTAATCTTCAGAAACACCTGGTTTGGTGTTTCCAATGATATCCCAGCTCATGGCTCATGAGGATCGAAAAGAATGgccgaaaaaattttttttttcatacaagGGATCATGAATTGGTTGAATTCTTTCAGATTCAGTTCGCGGTGGGTTTCACTTCTTGAACACCTTTATATGGACCACAATTGATTGCTCTTCGATGGAACCATTGAGGGGACTCCCGGTAAGATAGTAGTAGTCACGCTAGAAGTGAATTATTGAGTCAACACGAATTATTACATTACAATTTGACGTAGATTacatattaattatttttataataacatATTTGGTTGGTTTTCATCGGATAAACTTCGTTTGCCGATCGATTTTAAGCGtttagtggaaaaaaaaaagaacaatggcaTATTTTTGGAATGTTTCACTCGATCTTATAGTTAATTTTGCGGTAGAAAAATTCCAAATACCGATTTGTTTCCACGAAAATTCTTATCTTCCGGAAAAGAGATAGCTTGGTCAGAGAATTGGCCGGATTTCTTTATCAGACACACAATTTGGTTCATCATATCCAATAGGGGACCCCTTGTATAACCACCACCGCATTGAGGCATGTAAATGTTGAAAAACTGATGTTAAAAGCCTTCAATTTCCTTTATTGGCGGTAACTCTATGAAATTCAGCGCGAAAACTGTGTTTCCTCAGACAACTATGCTCTCAGACCACTTTAAAGGTAGAAAATTGGGTGgttcaacataaaaaaaatcatacagCTGAAGATTTCGTTGCCATAACCTTCAAATTCGAAGTGTGTACCTTTAAATCGATTATTTATCCAAAATTCAAGTCACCTGACGTTTCGTCCATGAGTGCGGTGGGCATCTTCAGGGTAAACTCGGTAAATCGCCGGTTTATCCCTCTGAACTCGATGAGAGTAAAAATGAGCCCTTAAAATGAAGTGGTAGCGAATGGAGACGTCGTGAATTTCACAATAATTATCTGTTCGGTTGGATACACGTGGCTTTTGATTACGCAAGGCTAACACCACTCGACTTATGAAAATAGTTCTTGGGAAGTCCCTCAGCATTCGTTCTGCCAGATTGTTGTTGTACAATGAACCTGATTTCTGTTTCTCTCGCTCTTCTTGTTATAAAAATCTCGTTTTAACGCCGTTTCATCAATTAATTGACGATTTGATTGTAGTTGATTATATGTTATGTATATTGAGTCATCTCCCAAACTGTTTCGAAAATAATTCCTCTTCAAATATCGAGAGTAAATGGCCCAATTTATAACTGACTTCTAACAAGGTCTGGGAAACGTATTCTGTGGAatagaattggaaatgagtcaggaaaggagtgaaatttattccaagaattcaaAGCAGCCCTCTGTCTGTCATATAGGGCGGTACAATGtctgaaagaactggtaaccattgaataggtgaagatccaGTAATAATTCTCACAGAAAGTTTAGCAGTGCATCAATgttttgcacatgagcactgtTAACCCAAGCCAGTGCTGCCGTTCCAAGAGTAGTtacatcagcaccccatgaaccACCACTTTTGCCTAcaatctttaaattttttcctcATTCTTCCAAGACACCTACCTTTCTTTGTTTGTCTGAACTTTCCACCTACTACACCCAGCAATCTTCCCCAGATGTCTTCTCGCAGAAGGCCGATTTCACGGGAAGAGCAGATAATAAGAAAGAGGGAGAAAGAGTACCAGCACCAGAAGCTATGGGGTGACCAGCAGAAATACTACGACCACTGGGACAAGACCAACGCCAAATACGAAGAATGGACGTCCCCCAGATATTACGACACCAACAACCAGCTGGTAAAGCAGGTGCAGATGGAGAAGGTGCTCCAAGAGAGAAAAGAGCTGAGGAGGAAGAAGCTCAGGAAGCTTTTCGAGGAAGAGAGACAGGCTTGGGAAGTGGAACTGATGGAGAAGAAGCATAGGGAAGCCTCTAGCCCTAGGAATGTACGTCAGAGATACGATGATATACCTACGGAAATTCTAAAACAGGTTCACGAAGGTTGGTCATCTTCTGTTATCTAACTCTTCACCTGCACCTTCCAAAAAAGCACCTAACTCCTTACCAATAAGCTAACCGTTAGGATTAGAAGAAGAAGTAGTAATACCCTCAAGAATCCATTTCTTTTCAAGGTATCAAAGAGAGAGAGGAAGAGAAGCGTAGGAAAGAGGCAGAGCTGAGGTTGTACCACCAATGGAGGAACAACAGCTCCTTCATACAAGAATACGAAAGGGCTCAACGATCGAAGGATATAAAGATGAGCTGGCTGCATCAGCAGATGGTCAAAAGGGAACGTAAAGAAAAGGAACAGGCTGAAGAGAAACGTTTGCTGTTGGAACGCGAGGAGAGgttgaaaaacgaaaaattgaGAGACGAAGAAAGGAAGATAGAAACGGAGAGGAGGAACAGAGAACTGAAGGAAATAATAGATAAACAAGTGGAGGAGATGCAGGTCAGACAGACCATAACAGCGAGGTTGAGGGATAAAGAAGCTGAGGAGAGACGGAGAAGAAACGACTTATTGGAACTGGAGGATAAGCAGAAACGTATCGAGGAAACCGCGAGACAAAGAGAAATAGCCTTGTTCAACATAAAACAGTACAAGATCAAACTGAGGCAGAAACTGAAGAATATCCAAGACAACCTAGTGGAACAAGAGGAGGTGATGAAACGTCTCAAAGACTTGGACGTAGCTGAAGGCATCGAAGATGAAAAGTTGAAGGCGGAGGTCAAACAGGGCATCGAGGAGTTCCTGAAGATCTCGGAGGAGCAGAAGAGGTTGGAGAAGTTGAGGGAGAGGCATCTTCAGTTCATGTTCGATTCGGAAGCCCAGGCCGTGTACGAGAGACAGTCGGAGGTGTGGGACAGGGAGGAAAGGTCCAGGAAGGAGTTGATAAGGGACGTTCTTGCCACGGTCGCTGAACAGATCGAGGAGAATTGCAGGAGGAGGAGGGAGGAGCAGGAGGGGTTGATTAAGGAGAGGGAAGTGTTGATCAAGTCGACGGAAGATTACAACGCGGAACTGTTGAAGTTGCAGGAGGAGGAAAGGAGGGAGCAGTTGAGGAGGAAGGAGGAATTGGACAGGGAGGTTAGGAAGAAGAGGGAGAGTAGGAAGGCCTTGGAGGATGATGATAAGTTGAAGAAGGTGACGGAGGAGTTGGAGAGGGCTAAGATTGAGGAGGAGAGGTTGAAGAGGGAGATTATGAATCTGCATAGGGGTCAAGGGTTGTGCAGACCTTCCAGGAGGAGTAACATTATATTCTAAACGAAGTGCTTGTGATTTTTAAGTTTTATGGTTAACAGAGGATTAATATATACTTATAGATTGATAGTTTACTGGTTTAGAGTGACGAAAAGATATTTTTGGATGTTTTATTATCGATGGAGTACGAATAGTATGTGATGGAAGGGTTATCTTTGTCTTCGAATCGTTTCATTATGCTTCTCTATTAATTTTAATAGTGATTCGAAGTTCTGAAACATGAAGAATGgtattcattcaagaataaGATCGAAATTGACTGGCTACATGAAAAAATGGATAAGCTGAAGAAATTAAAAGAGTCTAGAAAGAAACGTTTACTCTTAGAAAGGTAGTTAAAGTTCAAACACAGAAAAAAGGAACAAATACACATGAGAAACTTAATAAATTATAGTACAGATAAGACATAGAGAAAATGGAGCTAATATAGATCATTAAATTGATAGATaaaggagaagaagaagaaatagaTCAAATCGAAGGCTCAAAAGTACATAATCTAGTCGaggagaaaattgaataatcgaCAGAATCTTCTGTTAGAACAGAAGGATATAATGTAACGTTTGGAAGACTTGGATCAAATATGAAAGGAGTAACAAAAAATTCTAATCTAGCTGCTTGTGATTATCAATTCGTGTAGttgacaaaaaattaatatataatTGTAGATTGCTGATATGATAGTTTACTTATTTATATAGATGGActaatatttttggaaatttttattgTTAATGGAGTGAAAAATGTACTCTCTCTGCTTCTCTCTTATTGTATTTCCTAATCATTTAATTGCCACTCAATAAAACTGTGAAATACagtgtttttttctttttcttgttATCAACGAACAAATTTCATCTCAGATTATGACGAATTAAACGTTTTTTAGCAAAACATTGTGATGCAGCCATACtgagggtgagtcttcgactcgtacaaatattttaacagtagattcttgagctcagAAGAAAAACTTTATTCCTATACCATAAATTGcaatttggccctgataaaagatatagccatttaaaattttcttaatgagctgtgcctcccttgaaaaacaaaatttccatcaGAATATCTAGGtaaatctgtgactctacacatctgcggatcttttaaacagtgttgtattcagccaaagtacccaatttttcaaatttcacagatacttttttatttttgaacatcaaattactcgaaaacggcgcattatacgaaaaaatataaagaatattccataaaaataaaaaaatttatggtttttcatcagcctgtatctttcaaaccgagccaattcaaacaaaatggtaaagaaaaaagtgttccttttgacctcaagaacatACTGTATACTACTTAAAAATAATTTGGTAGCTCTACCAGTATCATCAAAAGACTAATAGAAAAAAGACAAAACGACAAAACTTTTATTTACCTTACATGTCATTAAACATTTATCTTACATTAAACAAAGTTTGGTTTCACAGCCTTAAATGAATACTACCAACAGTTCATCCAAATAAAGCAACTTGCACTGGTGACTAATGGGTAAAAACTATATGGTAAAACATCTACCAACAAATTGAGACGCCGAAGAAAGAAAAAAGTTCAGATCACACAGGATTACTGATGTTGTCCAGACGTCTCTTCATATCCTCCAACTGAACCATATCGTTGGAACTGGAATTGCACTTAAGCACTACTAGGGAATGGTAGAAATGAACGGTGAACAACACGAAGATTATCAGTACTGGTATCACCACCACAGTAGCTGCTATCGCCGCTGGAAAAGAGTAATCCCAGAACTTGACCCAGCACAATATCGCCACCTCTAGGAGGAACAGGAATAGACCTGGAACAAGGGGAATTCATCAATACCATTCGGAATGTCATTCACAAGAACAGGCTGAGTCTGGATCATCCTTTCCTAGCCATCTTCATGTTTTTGTATCTAGAAAACTGTACCCACCTAAAACAGTAGAAAACGCCCATGCTATCTCGATGAAACCACGCATCCTCTCGTGTGGACTCTCCGAAACCCACTCGCAAATCTCCATCTTGGCTATGGCGTCAATATTCGGTAGTATATAGGTTGAAATCATCAAGGCAAATATGTGCACTGACACCAAGACCGTCGTACAAACAGCGAATATCACGAACAACCATTCTGGTACGCCTGTAGGCTCGTTTATCTGAAGTTCTACCTGGAAAAATCACGATTAGTgacttttttaaatattttcggGACTTGAACTGATCCCTGGGGAACCCCACTCACCATAGCGACCATCGCAAAACCAGATAGGAGTTCGGAAGTGGCAGAGGTAGCCTTCAGTTTGGCCCTGGACATGTGCAGTCGTCTCCAGGATAAGCTCTGTTTCTCGTTGAAATGGACCATTTGTGGCGAGGTCATCTCCAAGGACGCTTTGCAAGTGCACCTGCAACTGCAGCCGCTGCTTTCTTCGTCTATTTGCTGGTGGATCAACTGTAAGAGAAGTTGGTGTGAGATCCTGGCCATAAGGTGAGAGTGGTACCAACCTTTTGTGTGCTGCCAGTCTTGTAGCCGTTTCTAGGGTTGGACACAAGGCTGGAGGAGCAAGAATAGACGTTCTGCTTCTCTTTGGTTTGAGCTAGATTGGTGCCCTCTTGACCTGTCGACACCGGACTGTCGATTATGGAGTAGATCTTCGCTGATCTTGGGGTTTCGGGTGTG includes:
- the LOC123320000 gene encoding protein orai-2-like isoform X2 produces the protein MPSHLKFYQDQSTQVSFPSPLTKKPRTIRRFLTSEDIYHRNRPTHMSNFTNFNSKQQTLPRPKSLNFTPETPRSAKIYSIIDSPVSTGQEGTNLAQTKEKQNVYSCSSSLVSNPRNGYKTGSTQKLIHQQIDEESSGCSCRCTCKASLEMTSPQMVHFNEKQSLSWRRLHMSRAKLKATSATSELLSGFAMVAMVELQINEPTGVPEWLFVIFAVCTTVLVSVHIFALMISTYILPNIDAIAKMEICEWVSESPHERMRGFIEIAWAFSTVLGLFLFLLEVAILCWVKFWDYSFPAAIAATVVVIPVLIIFVLFTVHFYHSLVVLKCNSSSNDMVQLEDMKRRLDNISNPV
- the LOC123319998 gene encoding trichoplein keratin filament-binding protein isoform X1; translation: MEPLRGLPMSSRRRPISREEQIIRKREKEYQHQKLWGDQQKYYDHWDKTNAKYEEWTSPRYYDTNNQLVKQVQMEKVLQERKELRRKKLRKLFEEERQAWEVELMEKKHREASSPRNVRQRYDDIPTEILKQVHEGIKEREEEKRRKEAELRLYHQWRNNSSFIQEYERAQRSKDIKMSWLHQQMVKRERKEKEQAEEKRLLLEREERLKNEKLRDEERKIETERRNRELKEIIDKQVEEMQVRQTITARLRDKEAEERRRRNDLLELEDKQKRIEETARQREIALFNIKQYKIKLRQKLKNIQDNLVEQEEVMKRLKDLDVAEGIEDEKLKAEVKQGIEEFLKISEEQKRLEKLRERHLQFMFDSEAQAVYERQSEVWDREERSRKELIRDVLATVAEQIEENCRRRREEQEGLIKEREVLIKSTEDYNAELLKLQEEERREQLRRKEELDREVRKKRESRKALEDDDKLKKVTEELERAKIEEERLKREIMNLHRGQGLCRPSRRSNIIF
- the LOC123319998 gene encoding trichoplein keratin filament-binding protein isoform X2; amino-acid sequence: MSSRRRPISREEQIIRKREKEYQHQKLWGDQQKYYDHWDKTNAKYEEWTSPRYYDTNNQLVKQVQMEKVLQERKELRRKKLRKLFEEERQAWEVELMEKKHREASSPRNVRQRYDDIPTEILKQVHEGIKEREEEKRRKEAELRLYHQWRNNSSFIQEYERAQRSKDIKMSWLHQQMVKRERKEKEQAEEKRLLLEREERLKNEKLRDEERKIETERRNRELKEIIDKQVEEMQVRQTITARLRDKEAEERRRRNDLLELEDKQKRIEETARQREIALFNIKQYKIKLRQKLKNIQDNLVEQEEVMKRLKDLDVAEGIEDEKLKAEVKQGIEEFLKISEEQKRLEKLRERHLQFMFDSEAQAVYERQSEVWDREERSRKELIRDVLATVAEQIEENCRRRREEQEGLIKEREVLIKSTEDYNAELLKLQEEERREQLRRKEELDREVRKKRESRKALEDDDKLKKVTEELERAKIEEERLKREIMNLHRGQGLCRPSRRSNIIF
- the LOC123320003 gene encoding peptidoglycan-recognition protein LB isoform X3: MVFCLWTVMILTQNARGYSISDLDIVTREEWHARPPKLVEPMPNPVPYVIIHHSYQPAACHTPEACVKAMQSMQRYHQDDRGWNDIGYSFAVGGDNRAYTGRGWSAVGAHAPHYNNRSIGICVIGDWTEELPPTSQLDVVKKLIDYGVQNGKIRPDYMLLGHRQVRDTECPGDALFKEIKTWPHWIAEPPNDGVYLENVNSGANAIIA
- the LOC123320000 gene encoding protein orai-2-like isoform X3, whose product is MSNFTNFNSKQQTLPRPKSLNFTPETPRSAKIYSIIDSPVSTGQEGTNLAQTKEKQNVYSCSSSLVSNPRNGYKTGSTQKLIHQQIDEESSGCSCRCTCKASLEMTSPQMVHFNEKQSLSWRRLHMSRAKLKATSATSELLSGFAMVAMVELQINEPTGVPEWLFVIFAVCTTVLVSVHIFALMISTYILPNIDAIAKMEICEWVSESPHERMRGFIEIAWAFSTVLGLFLFLLEVAILCWVKFWDYSFPAAIAATVVVIPVLIIFVLFTVHFYHSLVVLKCNSSSNDMVQLEDMKRRLDNISNPV
- the LOC123320003 gene encoding peptidoglycan-recognition protein LB isoform X2, with amino-acid sequence MWNVALGLSIYFIISRGYSISDLDIVTREEWHARPPKLVEPMPNPVPYVIIHHSYQPAACHTPEACVKAMQSMQRYHQDDRGWNDIGYSFAVGGDNRAYTGRGWSAVGAHAPHYNNRSIGICVIGDWTEELPPTSQLDVVKKLIDYGVQNGKIRPDYMLLGHRQVRDTECPGDALFKEIKTWPHWIAEPPNDGVYLENVNSGANAIIA
- the LOC123320000 gene encoding uncharacterized protein LOC123320000 isoform X1; amino-acid sequence: MNFPHFSDKIIYVLLQLKMVRIIFEKILQMGGLHNINKETLFYQDQSTQVSFPSPLTKKPRTIRRFLTSEDIYHRNRPTHMSNFTNFNSKQQTLPRPKSLNFTPETPRSAKIYSIIDSPVSTGQEGTNLAQTKEKQNVYSCSSSLVSNPRNGYKTGSTQKLIHQQIDEESSGCSCRCTCKASLEMTSPQMVHFNEKQSLSWRRLHMSRAKLKATSATSELLSGFAMVAMVELQINEPTGVPEWLFVIFAVCTTVLVSVHIFALMISTYILPNIDAIAKMEICEWVSESPHERMRGFIEIAWAFSTVLGLFLFLLEVAILCWVKFWDYSFPAAIAATVVVIPVLIIFVLFTVHFYHSLVVLKCNSSSNDMVQLEDMKRRLDNISNPV
- the LOC123320003 gene encoding peptidoglycan-recognition protein LB isoform X1, whose protein sequence is MAFLLELLFLMEIFSHMAFTTGYSISDLDIVTREEWHARPPKLVEPMPNPVPYVIIHHSYQPAACHTPEACVKAMQSMQRYHQDDRGWNDIGYSFAVGGDNRAYTGRGWSAVGAHAPHYNNRSIGICVIGDWTEELPPTSQLDVVKKLIDYGVQNGKIRPDYMLLGHRQVRDTECPGDALFKEIKTWPHWIAEPPNDGVYLENVNSGANAIIA